In Ramlibacter sp., the sequence GTCATAGAACACCACTTCGACCGTCATGCCGTCTTCGAGGTAGTTGAGCGCGTCGCCCATGTTCTCGGCCTCGACTTCGTACTGGTTGTATTCGCTGTCCATGCAGACGTACATCGGGTCGGCGAAGTAGGAGTAGGTGCACTCCTTCTTGTCCAGCACGATCTGGTCCATCTTGTCGTCGGCCTTGAACACCACTTCGGTGTTGAAGTTGGCGATCAGGCTCTTGAGCTTCATGCGCACGGTGGCCGAGTTGCGGCCGCCACGGCTGTATTCGGTCTTGAGGACGACCATCGGGTCCTTGCCGTGCATGATCACGTTGCCAGCGCGGATTTCTTGAGCGATTTTCATAACAGTCTTGAGGTTGGGCCGCACGGCGACGGTTCAAGTCGGGGTGCCATGCAGCGGGGGCGCGCCGGTTGCCTTCGGGGCAAGCTTCGCAAAGCCTTGAATTTTAACGCTTTTTCGAAACGAATCGAATCAGCTGGGTGGCCAGGTCGGCTTGCCCCAGCAGCCGGCCCCGCAAGGACAGGGCGGCCTCCTGCCACGCCAGCGGTTCAAACGGGGCCAGCGGGCCCGCCGCCGTGGCGTTCCAGCCGCGCTGGAACCGGGCCCAGTCCGGCGGCGGCGCCAGCTGGTCCAGGAAGGCCTCGAGCTTGGCGTGGTGGGCGTTGTCGTGCTGCGGGTAGATGTGCCAGGCAAAGGGGCGGCCGGCCCACAGGGCGCGCACCAGCGAGTCTTCGCCGCGCACGAAATTGAAGTCGCAGGCCCACAGCAGGTGGTCATAGTCCGGCTGGTCCAGCAGCGGCAGCCAGCTCAGGCGCAGCTGGTGCCGGTGGTTCCAGGCCGGGTCGGCGGAGCTCAGGGCGTCCAGGGCTGCGCGCGCGGCCGCTGTGGCGCGGCCTGCCGTGACCAGCAGGTGCGTGGGCTGCGCCGCCTGCGCGCATTGCAGCATCCAGGCGGGCAGGGCGGCCGGTTCGTAGCAAAAGAGCGAGACCAGGCGCGCGCCATCGCGGGCCAGGCCCTGGCCCGCCAGCCAGGCGTCGGGGTCGAAGCGGGCCTGGCGCCCGGCCAGGTCCGGCTCGCGCAGCAGGCCGCCGGTGCGGGGCGTGAAGCCCGGGTAGAAGAAGTGCTTGGTCAGCCCGGCGCCGGGTCCGCTCATCACGGGCGAGGGCAGGCCGTGCACGCGCTCGACAAACGGCTCGGCGCTGAGGTATTCCAGGTTGATCCAGCAGCCATTGTGGCCTGTAGTCCTTGCCTGGCGGGCATAAGCTGCTATGAATTCAGGAGTGGGGTCG encodes:
- the efp gene encoding elongation factor P, whose product is MKIAQEIRAGNVIMHGKDPMVVLKTEYSRGGRNSATVRMKLKSLIANFNTEVVFKADDKMDQIVLDKKECTYSYFADPMYVCMDSEYNQYEVEAENMGDALNYLEDGMTVEVVFYDGKAISVELPTSVEREITWTEPAVKGDTSGKVLKPAKLATGFEVPVPLFVSQGDKVEIDTRTGEYRRRV
- the earP gene encoding elongation factor P maturation arginine rhamnosyltransferase EarP, yielding MRWDIFCKVIDNHGDLGVCWRLCADLASRGEQARLWVDEPEALRWMAPAGAPGVQVGRWDAHTVFPEPGEVVVEAFGCDPTPEFIAAYARQARTTGHNGCWINLEYLSAEPFVERVHGLPSPVMSGPGAGLTKHFFYPGFTPRTGGLLREPDLAGRQARFDPDAWLAGQGLARDGARLVSLFCYEPAALPAWMLQCAQAAQPTHLLVTAGRATAAARAALDALSSADPAWNHRHQLRLSWLPLLDQPDYDHLLWACDFNFVRGEDSLVRALWAGRPFAWHIYPQHDNAHHAKLEAFLDQLAPPPDWARFQRGWNATAAGPLAPFEPLAWQEAALSLRGRLLGQADLATQLIRFVSKKR